The following coding sequences are from one Planctomycetota bacterium window:
- a CDS encoding prepilin-type N-terminal cleavage/methylation domain-containing protein, producing MTDRKEWVTRTPVQRCAGFTLIEILVVMSIILVLAVMIVPGLAGSRYMAKKAAARTEIANLETALSMYEADFGAYPEDDDDSSKPLVEALGGKTEEGKPPKKTYYPFKKSRINEGDGKYYSEFKKPFCYRENASEEDKEGKEMENKDSFDIWTDNGKGDDKGINNWD from the coding sequence ATGACAGACAGAAAAGAATGGGTTACCCGTACACCTGTGCAGAGGTGTGCCGGGTTTACCCTGATAGAAATCCTGGTGGTGATGAGTATTATCCTGGTGCTGGCCGTGATGATCGTGCCGGGCCTGGCCGGCAGCCGGTATATGGCCAAGAAGGCCGCGGCCCGGACCGAGATTGCCAATCTGGAGACCGCCCTGAGTATGTATGAGGCGGATTTCGGGGCATACCCGGAGGATGATGATGATTCCAGCAAGCCGTTGGTTGAGGCGCTTGGGGGTAAAACTGAGGAAGGCAAGCCGCCCAAGAAGACCTATTACCCATTCAAGAAAAGCCGGATTAATGAAGGTGACGGTAAATACTACAGCGAATTTAAGAAGCCATTCTGCTACCGCGAGAATGCCTCCGAGGAGGACAAGGAAGGTAAGGAGATGGAAAATAAGGATTCATTTGATATCTGGACGGACAACGGGAAAGGGGATGATAAGGGAATCAATAACTGGGATTAG
- a CDS encoding prepilin-type N-terminal cleavage/methylation domain-containing protein, translated as MPERKGGFTLIEILVVISIILILSAMTVYVVGELKYKSRAALTRAEISTMAIAIAQYESIYGRYPADLPDCSSRALIEALGGDYKSNPPKKALYDFAKDRVVNGEFLSLFRKPFYYRENASERDKNGEMKKPFAYDIWTDDIRKRPDGINNWEK; from the coding sequence ATGCCAGAAAGAAAAGGGGGTTTTACACTTATTGAGATACTGGTGGTTATCAGCATAATACTGATACTTTCCGCGATGACTGTATACGTCGTGGGAGAGTTGAAATACAAAAGCCGGGCGGCACTGACCAGGGCGGAAATCAGTACTATGGCGATAGCCATTGCCCAGTATGAATCGATTTATGGAAGATATCCGGCTGATTTGCCTGATTGTTCCAGCCGGGCGCTGATTGAGGCGCTGGGCGGCGATTATAAGTCGAATCCGCCGAAAAAGGCTTTGTACGATTTTGCCAAAGACCGGGTAGTCAATGGCGAGTTTTTGAGTTTATTCAGGAAGCCGTTTTACTATCGGGAAAACGCCTCCGAGCGGGATAAGAACGGCGAAATGAAGAAGCCGTTTGCCTATGACATCTGGACCGACGATATCCGGAAGAGGCCGGACGGAATAAATAACTGGGAAAAGTGA
- a CDS encoding type II secretion system protein yields MDNKVNCKNGFTLIELLIVIGIITLLMSIVLVGASWLKNKARIDATAMLIRKIESALSEYNLAFDAYPPDEYTGDGKTYKDSQNLYYFLGRSFDIEQGYDPAEGGKLKKKFGPAVAGGFNKIEVKDDYIIDAWGNKITYQNPGEDHSSSDGKNNESFVDMESWGSNGVEDEDGSSDDDDINNWKQDKYKSK; encoded by the coding sequence ATGGATAATAAAGTGAATTGTAAAAATGGGTTTACTCTTATCGAGCTTTTGATAGTGATCGGCATCATTACGCTCCTGATGAGTATAGTGTTAGTCGGCGCCAGTTGGTTGAAGAACAAGGCACGGATAGATGCAACCGCGATGCTGATCCGGAAGATTGAGTCGGCGCTTAGCGAATACAATCTGGCCTTTGACGCCTACCCGCCCGATGAATACACGGGCGATGGGAAGACCTATAAGGATTCACAGAACCTTTATTATTTCCTTGGGAGGTCATTTGATATCGAACAGGGCTATGACCCGGCAGAAGGCGGAAAGCTGAAGAAGAAATTCGGGCCGGCGGTGGCCGGCGGCTTTAACAAGATTGAGGTTAAGGACGATTACATTATTGACGCCTGGGGCAATAAGATAACTTATCAGAACCCGGGGGAGGACCATTCATCAAGCGACGGCAAAAATAACGAGTCGTTCGTGGATATGGAATCATGGGGGTCCAACGGCGTCGAGGACGAAGATGGCTCTTCTGATGATGACGATATCAATAACTGGAAACAGGATAAATACAAAAGCAAGTGA
- a CDS encoding type II secretion system protein has translation MKKMKINGDSGFTLIELMISVALMAFIMTLVAVIFSQISTTVTTGTDRLNIYSSARAALDIFVTDINGCFPVESEQQRFTLGEDKPGENISGAQDRISFTATALVQGQPAAARLGYYLVKETDTSILGGESKDGVYEGLSKTTKTKRQLYVLRRVVTDSDGEELDSVALCHYVLSFNIEVYRDRTFRQLSALNEQYPIGDGQPVTEKLPLGLRITLRVVANAAERQERVFSRVVWIPMGE, from the coding sequence ATGAAGAAGATGAAAATCAACGGGGACAGCGGGTTCACCCTGATAGAGCTGATGATATCCGTGGCTTTGATGGCTTTTATAATGACGCTGGTGGCGGTTATTTTCTCGCAGATCAGCACGACGGTAACCACAGGCACTGACCGGTTAAATATTTACAGTTCGGCCCGGGCGGCTCTGGATATCTTTGTCACGGATATCAACGGCTGTTTTCCTGTGGAGTCCGAACAGCAGAGATTCACCCTGGGCGAGGATAAGCCGGGTGAGAATATTTCAGGCGCCCAGGACCGGATTTCATTTACGGCAACGGCCCTGGTTCAAGGACAACCGGCTGCGGCGCGGCTGGGATATTATCTGGTTAAGGAGACCGATACCAGCATCCTCGGCGGAGAAAGTAAGGACGGGGTTTATGAAGGGCTTTCGAAGACCACCAAGACCAAGAGGCAACTCTATGTTTTGAGAAGGGTGGTAACGGACTCTGATGGTGAAGAACTTGATTCGGTTGCCCTGTGCCACTATGTGTTGTCATTTAATATTGAGGTCTACAGGGACCGTACCTTCAGGCAGCTGAGCGCGTTGAATGAACAGTATCCCATAGGCGATGGTCAGCCGGTAACCGAAAAACTTCCACTGGGCTTGAGGATAACCTTAAGGGTGGTGGCCAATGCGGCTGAAAGGCAGGAGCGCGTCTTTTCCCGAGTTGTCTGGATACCTATGGGAGAGTAG
- a CDS encoding UDP-2,3-diacylglucosamine diphosphatase, which yields MPSIIFFADTHLNISEPAKTQRVIDFLNGNPRDTVFYILGDFFDLWIGPKHLELEDYKEVLNAIKKLTAAGVKINFIPGNRDFTVGPELTNFAGIKVLSEMETITLDGRKILLSHGDLFCTEDRSYQAYRRFSRARIIKSAYQSLPSGIGMRLGKKVRGYSDEVVPQKPLVSRNIIDSVLKRYFKKGIDVIICGHVHKEQTRAILPGKTLMTVGDWQEHGSYVEYKNGEFITRID from the coding sequence ATGCCATCTATAATATTCTTTGCCGATACGCATCTCAATATTTCAGAGCCAGCCAAGACGCAAAGGGTGATTGATTTCCTTAATGGTAACCCGCGGGATACCGTTTTTTATATTCTGGGTGATTTCTTCGACCTCTGGATTGGCCCCAAGCATCTGGAATTGGAAGATTATAAGGAGGTTCTCAATGCGATTAAGAAACTGACGGCAGCCGGTGTGAAGATAAATTTCATTCCGGGCAACCGTGATTTTACGGTCGGGCCTGAGCTTACCAACTTTGCGGGCATAAAGGTATTGTCGGAAATGGAGACTATCACACTGGACGGCAGGAAAATTCTTCTGTCACACGGCGACCTGTTCTGCACCGAAGACCGGAGTTACCAGGCCTACCGACGATTCAGCCGGGCCAGGATAATTAAGTCTGCATATCAGTCGCTTCCGTCCGGGATAGGGATGCGTTTGGGGAAAAAGGTCCGGGGCTACAGCGATGAGGTGGTGCCCCAGAAACCGCTGGTCAGCCGTAATATCATCGATTCGGTTCTGAAGCGGTATTTCAAAAAGGGGATAGACGTCATCATCTGCGGTCATGTCCATAAAGAGCAAACCCGGGCCATTCTGCCCGGTAAGACTCTGATGACAGTAGGGGACTGGCAGGAGCATGGTTCTTATGTGGAATATAAGAACGGGGAATTTATCACGCGGATCGATTAA
- a CDS encoding 1-deoxy-D-xylulose-5-phosphate synthase, with product MSESIITQVNNPADLKKLPTDKLHQLAQEIREKIINVTFKNGGHLGSNLGVIELTIALHYVFNLEHDRVIWDVSHQCYTHKILTGRKDRFDTIRLYQGLSGFTNPEESPYDTFTVGHAGTAISTALGIATGDSIAGINRKVIAVCGDGALTTGMSLEALNYAGILKKNLIVVLNDNKMSISHTVGAMANYLTKLRSSYLYLDLKKDVASLLEKIPKVSQQMEKAFHHVRAAALAPLGGAIFEELGWRYFGPIEGHNIPVLINNLKTISQFSGPMMLHIITEKGYGSQHAINDPYKMHGIGPVTVADGKISSEKSSSLNYTDIFAERVAELAGQDEKIAGITAAMPDGTGLVKLQEKFPQRYFDVGICEQQAVGLACGMAKSGIKPVVAIYSTFLQRAFDQLFHDIALQKSPVVFVLDRAGLVGADGPTHHGLYDIGYCRLFPDFTLMAPRDGTELKEMLSFAVHHNRPTFIRYPRTAVPEPTIPSQESIRHGKAEILRPGKDGVLLAYGSMVYPAYYAAEELAKNNIELTVVNARFAKPLDEELISRLLKETPFAITLEEHSIAAGFGSAVLEFASRSPETRQYINKITTLGIPDRFIEHGSRDKLLNILGLDKDGIMKSVRHKLAINLDKISSPK from the coding sequence ATGTCCGAAAGTATTATCACGCAAGTTAACAACCCGGCTGACCTGAAGAAACTGCCAACCGACAAACTCCATCAATTAGCCCAGGAAATACGAGAGAAGATAATTAATGTAACTTTCAAGAACGGCGGGCATCTGGGTTCTAATTTAGGCGTAATTGAGTTAACCATTGCCCTGCACTATGTATTTAATTTAGAACACGACCGGGTTATCTGGGACGTCAGCCACCAATGTTACACCCATAAGATACTCACCGGGCGGAAAGACCGATTTGATACCATTCGGCTCTATCAAGGCTTAAGCGGATTCACCAACCCGGAAGAAAGCCCCTATGATACCTTCACCGTAGGTCATGCCGGAACAGCTATTTCCACGGCTCTCGGAATTGCCACCGGCGACAGCATTGCCGGGATAAACCGCAAGGTCATCGCGGTCTGCGGCGACGGCGCCCTGACCACCGGTATGAGTTTGGAAGCGCTTAACTATGCCGGCATCCTCAAGAAGAACCTTATTGTCGTGCTCAACGACAACAAAATGTCCATCTCGCATACGGTCGGCGCCATGGCCAATTATCTAACCAAACTCAGATCATCTTACCTCTATCTGGACCTCAAGAAAGACGTGGCCAGTTTGCTTGAAAAGATACCCAAGGTCAGCCAGCAGATGGAAAAGGCATTTCATCATGTCCGAGCTGCGGCATTGGCGCCCTTAGGCGGCGCGATATTCGAAGAATTGGGCTGGCGCTATTTTGGGCCGATTGAGGGTCATAACATACCAGTCCTGATTAATAACCTCAAAACCATCTCGCAGTTTAGCGGCCCGATGATGCTTCATATTATCACGGAAAAAGGATATGGCTCTCAGCACGCCATAAACGACCCCTATAAGATGCACGGCATCGGACCGGTTACCGTTGCGGACGGCAAGATTTCATCCGAGAAAAGTTCCAGCCTAAATTATACCGATATCTTTGCGGAACGCGTCGCCGAACTGGCCGGGCAGGATGAAAAGATTGCCGGCATCACGGCCGCCATGCCGGACGGCACCGGATTAGTCAAACTCCAGGAAAAATTCCCCCAGCGTTATTTTGACGTGGGCATTTGCGAGCAACAAGCCGTGGGATTGGCCTGCGGCATGGCTAAATCCGGAATCAAGCCGGTGGTGGCAATTTATTCCACATTTCTGCAAAGGGCATTTGACCAGCTCTTCCACGATATTGCCCTGCAAAAGAGTCCTGTTGTCTTTGTCCTTGACCGAGCCGGGCTGGTCGGCGCGGACGGTCCGACCCATCACGGATTATACGACATCGGTTATTGCCGCTTGTTCCCTGATTTCACCCTGATGGCGCCGCGGGACGGAACGGAATTAAAAGAGATGCTTTCTTTTGCTGTTCATCACAACAGACCAACATTCATCCGCTATCCCAGAACCGCCGTCCCGGAACCGACCATCCCGTCTCAAGAATCCATCCGGCACGGCAAGGCAGAAATACTGCGACCGGGTAAGGACGGTGTTTTACTGGCCTACGGCTCTATGGTTTATCCGGCTTATTATGCGGCGGAAGAATTGGCCAAGAATAATATCGAATTAACCGTGGTTAATGCCAGGTTTGCCAAGCCGTTGGATGAGGAATTAATCAGCCGGCTGCTCAAGGAAACCCCGTTTGCTATAACCCTGGAGGAACACAGTATTGCCGCAGGGTTCGGTTCTGCGGTGCTGGAATTTGCCAGCCGGTCTCCTGAAACCCGTCAATATATCAATAAAATCACCACCCTCGGCATTCCGGACCGGTTTATAGAACACGGATCCAGGGATAAGTTGTTGAATATATTAGGGCTGGATAAAGACGGGATTATGAAATCAGTCCGGCATAAACTGGCAATCAATCTTGACAAAATATCATCGCCTAAGTAA
- a CDS encoding polyprenyl synthetase family protein, with translation MEHYLTKKQRLVNQALNEYLPTAKTFPPLIHKAIRYSVLNGGKRLRAILALMAGELFGTAHNKIMPYACALEMVHAYSLIHDDLPAMDNDDFRRGKPTSHKVFGEAMAILAGDALLTYSFQLIADKIQNESIVPKLVSELARAAGSVGMVGGQVLDIQHSKPKVLSSKLLMLKETHLRKTGAMIIASARGGAIISGASTNQLSAITFYARNFGLAFQIVDDILDVSGSKKQLGKTPGKDAKLNKLTYPALKGLKPSRQEAEHLITQANDSLKIFGKRAAKLKELTDYLLKRKT, from the coding sequence ATGGAACATTACCTTACCAAAAAACAACGCCTGGTCAACCAGGCCCTGAATGAATATCTTCCGACTGCCAAGACCTTTCCGCCTCTTATCCACAAGGCAATACGTTATAGCGTGCTTAATGGAGGCAAGCGCCTTAGGGCAATTCTGGCCCTGATGGCCGGAGAACTATTCGGCACAGCCCACAATAAAATAATGCCTTATGCCTGCGCCCTAGAAATGGTCCACGCCTATTCGCTGATTCACGATGACCTGCCGGCAATGGATAATGACGATTTCAGAAGAGGCAAACCAACCTCACACAAGGTCTTTGGCGAAGCCATGGCCATCCTGGCCGGGGATGCCCTGCTAACCTATTCCTTCCAACTAATCGCCGATAAAATACAAAATGAATCAATCGTGCCAAAATTAGTAAGCGAGCTCGCCCGGGCTGCCGGGTCGGTCGGGATGGTCGGCGGACAGGTGCTGGATATCCAGCATTCCAAGCCTAAAGTTCTCAGCTCAAAATTACTGATGCTTAAAGAGACTCATCTACGCAAAACCGGCGCGATGATTATCGCTTCCGCGAGGGGCGGGGCGATAATTTCCGGCGCTTCAACCAACCAGTTATCAGCCATAACATTTTATGCCCGAAATTTCGGGCTGGCCTTCCAGATAGTTGACGACATACTCGATGTCAGCGGTTCCAAAAAACAACTAGGCAAAACACCGGGCAAAGACGCCAAACTTAATAAACTAACTTACCCGGCCTTAAAAGGATTAAAGCCATCGCGCCAAGAAGCCGAACATCTGATAACGCAGGCAAATGATTCATTGAAAATATTTGGCAAAAGAGCCGCTAAGCTTAAAGAACTGACTGATTACTTGTTGAAAAGAAAAACATAA
- a CDS encoding TonB-dependent receptor — translation MRNVTFIAAAMFGITLLTLQADANKAEEIIVTATRTKQEIKDISGNATLISSLEIKESNSRTVDDILKYQGGIDIQGGGFFGSKIRMEMRGVPSNYGPQRVLVMMDNRPVNEEYLGDVDFRFLPVDNVERVEIVRGPASALYGSNAVGGVINLITKSGRESPILNLATNSGSFNTSGATLQHARQTGSLAYFISAGEQTTDGYIKNSDGTAKNWSTQNISTRGNWQVNDESSVALSVGINNGKGIEENFTRDQNTNYLNLSYQTKLFNTYDGEFTARVYRNGLKQDLEWKFGAIGTYDQSTLGTQLQQSIQPIENHLVTFGIDAKQQDVLVSETNGIINETVNSQAAYVQDEIVLSENPGGKSVIGTVGLRYDQHEEFGSAVSPRFGVVYHLNEQTSLRTAVGKGYREPTVSDMFLPLTPYGPITFQGNANVNPETLWSYELGIDHKFAKDLSARLTLYQSQLDDAWDYMRDTDNIYRPHNVTQLSMQGIEAEVKYGLTKELFTFANYTYTDAKYKKDKNNPSIEGNYVEEVPRNQGNLGLRFQPENSTLVINLRANGAGERFTDTDNTRANTLPKHLVATAGVSSGINKNSSLFVTVHNLFDRTYKEVFDYYQPGRWFDAGLSIQF, via the coding sequence ATGAGAAATGTAACTTTTATTGCAGCAGCCATGTTCGGCATTACACTACTAACTCTCCAGGCCGATGCCAACAAAGCCGAAGAAATAATAGTCACGGCTACCAGAACCAAACAAGAGATAAAGGACATCTCAGGCAATGCCACCCTAATCTCTTCACTGGAAATAAAGGAATCAAACAGCCGAACGGTTGATGATATCCTGAAATACCAGGGCGGTATTGATATACAGGGCGGCGGGTTCTTCGGTTCCAAGATACGGATGGAGATGCGCGGAGTACCCAGCAACTATGGACCGCAACGGGTCCTGGTGATGATGGATAATCGCCCGGTCAATGAGGAATATCTGGGCGATGTGGATTTTCGGTTCCTGCCTGTAGATAATGTTGAGCGGGTCGAAATCGTGCGCGGACCGGCCTCGGCACTCTACGGCTCCAATGCGGTAGGCGGAGTCATCAACCTGATTACCAAATCAGGCCGGGAGAGTCCGATCCTAAACCTTGCTACGAATTCCGGGAGTTTTAATACCTCCGGCGCCACCCTGCAGCACGCCAGGCAGACCGGGAGCTTGGCCTATTTTATCTCAGCCGGCGAGCAGACCACGGACGGTTATATCAAGAATTCGGACGGCACGGCCAAGAACTGGTCAACCCAGAACATTTCCACGCGCGGCAACTGGCAGGTTAATGACGAATCGTCTGTCGCACTCTCAGTGGGCATAAATAACGGAAAAGGGATTGAAGAGAATTTTACCCGCGACCAAAATACCAATTACCTGAACCTGTCCTACCAGACTAAGTTATTCAATACCTACGACGGCGAGTTTACGGCTCGGGTTTATCGCAATGGACTCAAGCAGGATCTGGAATGGAAATTCGGAGCTATTGGCACCTATGACCAGTCCACGCTCGGCACTCAGTTGCAGCAATCGATCCAGCCGATTGAGAACCACCTTGTGACTTTTGGTATAGATGCCAAACAACAGGATGTCCTGGTTAGCGAAACCAACGGCATCATTAACGAAACCGTAAACTCCCAGGCCGCTTATGTCCAGGATGAAATCGTACTTAGTGAAAACCCGGGCGGCAAGTCGGTGATTGGCACCGTCGGACTGCGTTATGACCAACATGAGGAGTTCGGCAGCGCGGTCTCGCCAAGGTTCGGCGTGGTCTATCATCTCAACGAACAGACCTCCCTGCGCACTGCGGTGGGTAAGGGCTATCGCGAGCCGACTGTGTCTGATATGTTCCTGCCCCTGACGCCTTACGGGCCGATAACCTTCCAGGGCAATGCTAACGTAAATCCGGAAACACTCTGGTCTTACGAATTAGGAATTGACCATAAGTTCGCCAAAGACCTTTCAGCGCGCCTGACGCTTTACCAGTCCCAGCTTGATGATGCCTGGGATTATATGAGAGATACGGACAACATCTACCGACCGCATAACGTGACACAATTATCAATGCAGGGTATTGAAGCCGAGGTCAAATACGGTCTCACCAAGGAGTTGTTCACTTTTGCCAACTACACCTATACCGATGCTAAATATAAAAAGGACAAGAATAACCCGTCAATCGAAGGTAACTATGTCGAGGAAGTGCCGCGCAATCAGGGCAATTTAGGCCTTAGATTCCAGCCGGAAAACAGCACCCTGGTTATCAACCTTAGGGCCAACGGCGCCGGTGAACGCTTCACCGATACGGATAATACTAGGGCCAATACACTGCCCAAGCATCTAGTGGCCACGGCCGGCGTCTCAAGCGGGATAAACAAGAACAGTTCGTTGTTTGTCACGGTGCATAACCTCTTTGACCGGACCTATAAAGAGGTGTTTGACTATTACCAACCCGGCCGATGGTTTGATGCCGGATTATCTATACAGTTTTAA
- a CDS encoding M48 family metalloprotease: MIVQIIIITIGFVIALSYPIGIEPLWFFPADSGKALMPTLGIILSSVFYIMAGFRLVRRQIRKNLRNYYKQVFSYRLSLLFIYFAQVYIFHLPALISGHTGFLGLGSGEIPFVTKFLTLTPFLLTLILSYIPFYWIEKFISKSQPTATTTGSPSLSNFLIFQIRTYFMLAVLPLFFFILVFDVIYAIPTLRNIVITYPFTEWLTSILLLLTMYIFTPFVLKYLWVTKPLPEGSLRIYLQSIAFRANIKIRDFLIWEVGRRPFANALLIGIFPFNRFVIFTDSIIRNLSDDEIAAVFSHEVGHAKFKHLLILLLFTVAYLSILFTLSSVFESALGNGAWNFGFSLTLIMIFWLVLFGQLSRRFELQADWFAAEITADPDSFTRALTKIAYLNGIPMHTSGLSTLTHPSIDQRITSIRNKNLFASSQLRTTSRIMMILVISGALGLAGVGYTIIKEIKSAPQRQLKIKAFEMTRKAYSLLAGLEKEPSQTVQLENLKTCVSYINTAIVLDPQNPFNYIIKGDALGYSGQNYHQESQLNYRKAYNLKPTDPTERYYLSQKLSN, encoded by the coding sequence ATGGCCGGATTCAGGTTGGTCCGGCGTCAAATCAGGAAAAACCTCAGGAATTACTACAAACAGGTTTTCAGTTACCGTCTTTCGCTTCTTTTTATCTATTTCGCCCAGGTTTATATTTTCCATTTACCCGCTCTAATCTCCGGCCATACCGGATTCCTCGGCCTGGGCAGCGGCGAAATTCCCTTCGTCACCAAGTTCCTGACACTCACCCCCTTCCTGCTGACTCTGATATTATCGTACATCCCGTTTTACTGGATAGAAAAATTCATCTCTAAGTCCCAACCGACCGCGACTACAACCGGATCCCCCTCTTTGTCAAACTTTCTGATATTCCAAATCAGGACTTATTTTATGCTGGCAGTTCTACCGCTATTTTTCTTTATTCTGGTCTTTGATGTCATTTACGCCATACCAACTTTACGTAATATCGTCATAACCTACCCGTTCACAGAATGGCTGACATCCATCCTGTTATTACTGACCATGTATATCTTCACGCCCTTTGTCTTGAAATACCTCTGGGTTACCAAACCCCTGCCTGAGGGCTCGTTACGCATCTATCTCCAATCCATAGCCTTTCGGGCCAATATCAAAATCAGGGACTTCCTCATCTGGGAAGTCGGCCGGCGCCCATTCGCCAATGCTCTCCTGATCGGCATCTTCCCATTCAACCGTTTCGTGATATTCACCGACTCAATCATCAGGAATCTATCAGACGATGAAATCGCCGCCGTCTTTAGCCACGAAGTCGGGCACGCCAAATTTAAGCATCTCCTGATACTCCTGCTATTCACCGTGGCGTATTTAAGCATCTTATTCACCCTAAGCAGCGTATTTGAAAGCGCGCTGGGCAACGGCGCCTGGAACTTCGGGTTTTCACTGACCCTGATTATGATTTTCTGGCTGGTGCTCTTCGGCCAATTAAGCCGCCGGTTTGAACTCCAAGCCGACTGGTTTGCCGCTGAGATTACGGCCGATCCGGACAGTTTCACCCGGGCCCTGACTAAAATTGCCTACTTAAATGGTATCCCCATGCACACCTCAGGACTGTCCACCTTAACCCATCCCAGCATAGACCAGCGGATTACATCTATTAGGAACAAAAACCTCTTCGCGTCCTCACAACTCAGAACAACAAGCAGAATAATGATGATTCTGGTGATCTCCGGCGCGCTCGGACTGGCCGGCGTCGGTTACACGATCATTAAAGAGATAAAATCAGCGCCCCAGAGACAATTAAAGATTAAAGCATTTGAAATGACCCGGAAAGCGTATTCATTACTGGCCGGACTGGAAAAAGAACCAAGCCAAACCGTGCAACTGGAAAATCTGAAGACGTGCGTTTCCTATATAAATACGGCTATTGTATTAGACCCCCAAAATCCGTTTAACTATATTATCAAAGGCGATGCCTTGGGTTATTCGGGGCAGAACTATCACCAAGAAAGCCAGCTTAATTACAGAAAAGCCTACAATCTGAAACCAACCGATCCAACCGAACGCTATTACCTATCACAAAAACTCTCTAATTAA